A window from Marinagarivorans cellulosilyticus encodes these proteins:
- the pabB gene encoding aminodeoxychorismate synthase component I, giving the protein MTRCITAPYHNNPEYYFAQLRHLEDFVWLDSGRPYSQQGRYDIFSALSTDRASIDHNGLFSCSSNCDITTLEDWVEQHTQAQDATCTDLDLPFTGGIIGHFCYDWQNPNFHLPTGHSYNLPLVQLGAYDWALVVDHDKRHATWVFTSKSKAPSTVLTLLDEQSTAASQQQGPFSCAAFTPSTSYDDYIKSLQAIAEYILAGDCYQVNFSQRFSATFQGNLATAYLQLRKATPSPYSAFLPYRDAAILSVSPERFLHINGKHVNTQPIKGTCPRGETLTQDQQLATALLASEKNRAENVMIVDLLRNDLSQCCEPFSVKVPHLCELHTFANVHHLISTVTGELKSEFSAFDLFKRSFPGGSITGAPKKRAMEIINELEQEKRGIYCGAIAYFSNNGNADSSISIRTLLAEHNTLYCWGGGGIVADSDAREEYQESVFKVAKLMSALSETSAGDDL; this is encoded by the coding sequence ATGACACGCTGTATAACCGCACCCTATCACAATAATCCCGAGTATTACTTTGCCCAACTTCGCCACCTTGAGGATTTTGTCTGGCTAGATAGCGGGCGCCCTTACAGCCAACAAGGTCGCTACGATATTTTCAGCGCGCTTTCCACCGATAGAGCCTCGATTGACCACAACGGCCTGTTTTCTTGCTCCTCCAACTGCGACATCACAACTTTAGAGGATTGGGTTGAGCAGCATACCCAAGCACAAGACGCTACCTGCACTGATTTAGACCTCCCCTTTACTGGCGGCATTATCGGTCACTTTTGCTACGACTGGCAAAACCCCAACTTCCATTTACCCACTGGGCACTCTTACAACCTGCCACTTGTACAATTAGGGGCTTACGACTGGGCATTAGTTGTTGATCACGACAAACGTCACGCGACCTGGGTATTTACAAGTAAAAGCAAAGCACCATCAACCGTGCTTACGCTATTGGACGAGCAATCAACAGCCGCCTCGCAACAACAGGGACCATTTAGCTGTGCGGCCTTCACCCCAAGCACCAGCTATGATGATTATATTAAAAGCTTACAAGCTATTGCTGAGTATATTTTGGCTGGTGATTGTTACCAGGTAAATTTCAGCCAACGCTTTAGTGCAACCTTCCAAGGCAACCTTGCAACTGCGTATTTGCAGCTTCGCAAAGCGACACCTAGCCCTTACTCCGCATTTTTGCCATACCGCGATGCAGCCATTTTGAGCGTATCACCCGAACGCTTTTTGCACATTAATGGCAAGCACGTTAACACCCAACCCATTAAAGGCACCTGCCCACGTGGAGAAACACTGACCCAGGATCAGCAATTAGCCACTGCACTGTTAGCCAGCGAAAAAAACCGCGCCGAAAACGTCATGATTGTAGACTTATTACGCAACGACCTGAGTCAATGCTGCGAGCCCTTTTCTGTAAAAGTTCCACACCTGTGCGAGCTACATACTTTTGCTAACGTTCACCACTTAATAAGCACAGTAACAGGCGAACTCAAAAGTGAATTCAGCGCTTTTGACCTATTTAAGCGCAGCTTTCCCGGCGGCTCGATTACTGGCGCACCCAAAAAGCGAGCCATGGAAATCATTAACGAACTGGAACAAGAAAAACGAGGTATTTACTGCGGCGCCATTGCTTACTTCAGCAATAACGGAAACGCCGATAGCAGCATTAGTATTCGCACCCTATTAGCCGAACACAACACTTTATACTGCTGGGGAGGCGGCGGCATTGTTGCCGATTCCGACGCCCGCGAGGAATATCAAGAATCGGTTTTCAAAGTGGCAAAGCTTATGTCGGCATTAAGTGAAACATCTGCTGGAGATGATCTTTAA
- a CDS encoding sugar efflux transporter gives MKQYIPLLRPGALLTYFVAFTIGSLWAQIQPTLSVYLVERFESSPFYLGVFFVALAASAIVVSQVVGLMSDKGINRLMLIFLGMVAGAIACVCFALSPSYWLALTAGVVIFSFSAITLPQIMAHGREYADGEFPPEQVPLFNAILRASFALSWIGGPPLGFHLQYVLGSSKHYLLLAIAYVVVGIVAWSFLPKAKANPAPRDPNEKAHIPLNLKLGFVAFSILFGVNHSYMIALPQMLVEHLSIKPHYAGYILGAAAALEIPVMLLGGWLATRTPLLPLLRIGAASAMLLYVGVWFSNSLWQLIAMQALNALFIGFIAGLGTTWFQDQMPKFAGTASSLFVNTINLGNIFGSLIVGVIAAWVGYHNMYLANALVAATAIGFLFACSNTQEATKTAESHTSKAT, from the coding sequence TTGAAACAATACATCCCCTTACTACGCCCCGGCGCCCTGCTAACCTATTTTGTGGCCTTTACTATTGGCTCGCTATGGGCGCAAATTCAACCGACATTGAGCGTTTACCTCGTGGAGCGCTTTGAAAGCTCCCCCTTTTACCTTGGTGTGTTTTTTGTTGCGCTAGCGGCAAGCGCCATCGTGGTATCGCAAGTGGTTGGCTTAATGTCGGATAAAGGCATAAACCGGTTAATGCTAATATTTTTGGGTATGGTAGCGGGGGCGATCGCGTGCGTATGCTTTGCACTCAGCCCTAGCTATTGGCTAGCACTCACGGCGGGCGTGGTGATTTTTAGCTTTTCAGCTATTACCTTACCGCAAATTATGGCCCACGGACGCGAGTATGCAGATGGCGAATTCCCGCCTGAACAGGTGCCGCTTTTTAACGCCATTTTGCGCGCAAGCTTTGCCCTGTCGTGGATTGGCGGCCCGCCATTAGGCTTCCATTTACAGTATGTTTTAGGCTCCAGCAAACACTATTTATTGCTCGCCATCGCCTATGTCGTTGTGGGCATTGTGGCTTGGAGCTTCCTACCCAAGGCAAAAGCGAACCCTGCTCCCAGAGACCCCAACGAAAAAGCGCACATACCGCTTAACTTAAAATTGGGTTTCGTCGCGTTTTCAATTTTATTTGGCGTAAACCACAGCTACATGATTGCTCTACCGCAAATGCTAGTAGAGCACCTTTCAATAAAGCCGCACTATGCGGGCTACATACTCGGCGCCGCTGCTGCACTTGAAATACCCGTTATGCTACTAGGGGGCTGGCTAGCCACACGAACCCCTTTATTACCATTACTGCGCATAGGCGCGGCATCGGCCATGCTGCTTTACGTCGGCGTTTGGTTTTCAAATAGCCTATGGCAACTAATTGCGATGCAGGCACTAAATGCACTATTTATAGGCTTTATTGCTGGACTTGGCACAACTTGGTTTCAAGACCAAATGCCAAAATTCGCAGGTACCGCATCATCACTGTTTGTTAACACCATTAACCTTGGCAATATTTTTGGCAGCCTAATTGTAGGAGTCATTGCCGCTTGGGTCGGCTACCACAACATGTATTTAGCTAACGCCCTTGTGGCTGCAACAGCAATAGGTTTTCTTTTTGCATGCAGCAATACTCAAGAGGCTACCAAAACCGCAGAATCACACACGAGCAAAGCGACTTAA
- a CDS encoding radical SAM/SPASM domain-containing protein, producing the protein MSKKKRICTKPFEWMELFNEPEGALYACCPGWLPTPIGNINNADAKTIWQGQMASEIRQSVIDGSFKYCSKDFCPYVSDPFAPESPIKDVDEIEYQEYQLAVSQPELYLPSPKTINCAYDRSCNLQCPSCRTEIMQASKAEREEYNALIHDVLDVFADDLGTLYVTGSGDPFASRHYWELLTSDIAERYPKLKYRLHSNAIMFTPARWEKLAQLDGKVSLIEISIDGGRRDSYEINRYPAKWDELMMRMDFIASVRAQHPEMQLKINYVVQANNWRDMKPLVGLAKKWGADIVKFSKINNWGTYTPSEYRKICMHDPLHPDFEAFREYITDTLFDDSMIMMDDFIPEASQLIASDCI; encoded by the coding sequence ATGTCAAAGAAAAAGCGGATTTGCACCAAACCCTTTGAGTGGATGGAGTTATTTAATGAGCCAGAGGGGGCGTTGTATGCTTGTTGTCCTGGTTGGCTGCCAACACCGATTGGCAATATAAACAACGCCGATGCCAAAACTATTTGGCAGGGGCAAATGGCTTCTGAGATTCGTCAGTCTGTCATTGATGGTTCTTTTAAGTACTGCAGTAAAGACTTTTGCCCGTATGTTTCTGACCCTTTCGCGCCAGAAAGTCCGATTAAAGATGTTGATGAAATTGAGTATCAAGAGTATCAGTTGGCTGTGAGTCAGCCCGAGCTTTATTTGCCTTCACCTAAGACGATTAACTGTGCTTATGATCGCTCGTGTAACCTGCAGTGCCCTTCGTGCCGCACTGAAATTATGCAGGCCAGTAAGGCTGAGCGCGAAGAATATAATGCTTTGATTCACGACGTGCTGGATGTTTTTGCCGATGATTTAGGCACTTTGTATGTGACCGGGTCTGGTGATCCTTTTGCATCACGCCATTATTGGGAGTTATTAACATCCGATATTGCCGAGCGATACCCCAAGTTAAAGTACCGCCTGCACAGTAATGCGATTATGTTTACGCCGGCGCGCTGGGAAAAACTAGCGCAGCTGGATGGCAAGGTATCGCTCATTGAAATCTCCATTGATGGCGGCAGGCGGGATTCGTACGAAATTAATCGTTACCCTGCAAAGTGGGATGAGTTAATGATGCGCATGGATTTTATTGCTTCTGTTAGAGCCCAGCACCCCGAAATGCAGCTTAAAATTAACTACGTGGTGCAAGCGAATAATTGGCGAGATATGAAGCCTTTAGTTGGGCTGGCCAAGAAGTGGGGCGCCGACATCGTTAAGTTCTCAAAGATTAATAATTGGGGTACATACACGCCCAGTGAGTACCGAAAAATTTGTATGCACGATCCTTTGCATCCAGATTTCGAGGCGTTCCGCGAGTATATTACCGATACACTCTTTGACGATTCTATGATCATGATGGACGACTTTATTCCCGAGGCATCTCAGCTCATTGCAAGCGATTGTATTTAG
- a CDS encoding response regulator transcription factor yields the protein MLPLMIVDDSNVIRRKIDRFNKASKRFCVVATASNGRDALRKFGIARPKVITMDLTMPEMNGIDCIEALIARDPDLQILVVSALSDKATGIEALQKGASGFLCKPFTEKQLEAALLELIEDYDV from the coding sequence ATGCTCCCATTAATGATTGTTGATGATTCAAACGTAATTCGACGAAAGATCGATCGTTTTAATAAAGCTTCTAAGCGGTTCTGTGTTGTGGCGACAGCCAGTAATGGCCGTGATGCCTTGAGGAAATTTGGCATAGCCCGCCCCAAAGTAATTACTATGGATTTGACAATGCCTGAAATGAACGGCATAGATTGTATTGAGGCTTTAATTGCCCGCGATCCGGACCTGCAAATATTAGTTGTGTCTGCCTTATCGGATAAGGCGACGGGAATAGAGGCGTTGCAAAAAGGTGCGAGTGGGTTCCTATGCAAGCCTTTCACTGAAAAACAACTGGAAGCTGCGTTGTTGGAGTTGATTGAGGATTATGATGTCTGA
- a CDS encoding Rieske (2Fe-2S) protein: MAFYALAKTNELTEGFKRSIKLPSIAVLIFVHENELYIIEDRCPHMDIPLVTGTLEASGDEGAIRCRAHGIAFNLATGKAEGMWADTLNCLNAFVPVYRDYTVGIDIDDADEDRE; the protein is encoded by the coding sequence ATGGCGTTCTATGCGTTGGCCAAAACAAATGAATTAACCGAGGGGTTTAAGCGCTCGATTAAACTGCCATCTATTGCCGTGCTAATTTTTGTTCATGAAAACGAGCTGTATATTATTGAAGACCGCTGCCCGCATATGGATATCCCGTTAGTCACTGGCACACTGGAAGCCTCTGGCGATGAAGGCGCCATACGTTGTCGCGCTCACGGCATTGCCTTTAACCTTGCGACAGGTAAAGCTGAAGGTATGTGGGCAGATACGCTCAATTGCTTGAATGCGTTTGTCCCTGTTTATCGAGATTATACTGTGGGTATTGACATTGATGATGCCGATGAAGATCGCGAGTAA
- a CDS encoding ATP-binding protein, with protein MFSSRFNVGKYRGVLISVALFILLDASVLMLNFFISFQIADDAVGVNLAGRQRMLSQRIAKSLYALEGEYRMGGRFNPDTLQELTSSATLFEDTLKAFIAGGVAQGASGERVMLQAVTDVNATAALVKANQRWDDYKKSIFTLARTELGNDRGQEHLVVALKNARSHNLPILTLMNDFTVALENIATSKANRLRWIQTVGISLAIINFLFILFHFIRQLRESDAVLDAAKNETTEILNTVNEGLFLVSQDLSIGSQYSKALENIIGVKNLQGKSLLDVLAGLVSDKEAKTTTEFVALLFNPKVKEKLIGDLNPLDEVEVILRHDSGLPETRHLSFSFSRAMAGKIISHVLVSVTDISEKVMLERELNESRESTSKQVEMLSGLLHVNPILLQDFIASAYVFYGRINNVFKVSSKSNGAMQSKLDDAFVEVHNFKGNAMSLKLESFTDRATAFEDDIARLKAKADLSGDDFLSLTVYLDEMISYTQQIETLVDKMALYGAARKAPAANLEQWKPLYTLVDSVASNQGKSVELVCSGLSELGGLPDDFIRGLKTALIQLLRNSVAHGVEPSSERLGRKKAKVGRVDVRAASIAGGSIEIVVQDDGAGINYGVLRQKALASKRWSADEVEGWSRAQLASLIFYRDVSTADTLSQDAGRGVGMPAVLKWVNSLQGKIKVSSRPGLYTRFIISLPQPAAERLAA; from the coding sequence ATGTTTTCTTCTCGATTTAATGTAGGTAAGTATCGGGGGGTATTAATTTCTGTTGCACTGTTTATCTTGTTGGACGCATCGGTATTAATGCTTAACTTCTTTATTTCCTTTCAAATTGCAGATGATGCTGTTGGCGTAAACTTGGCGGGGCGTCAGCGGATGTTGTCGCAGCGCATTGCTAAAAGCCTGTATGCGCTTGAGGGTGAATATCGTATGGGTGGGCGCTTTAATCCAGATACCCTTCAAGAGTTGACATCAAGCGCCACCTTATTTGAAGATACTTTAAAAGCTTTTATTGCAGGCGGTGTTGCGCAGGGTGCATCGGGCGAGAGAGTTATGTTGCAAGCAGTTACCGATGTTAATGCAACGGCCGCCTTGGTGAAAGCTAATCAGCGTTGGGACGATTACAAAAAATCCATTTTTACTTTGGCGCGCACAGAGTTGGGGAATGATCGGGGGCAGGAACATTTGGTTGTGGCGCTAAAAAATGCGCGAAGCCATAACCTTCCTATTCTTACGCTCATGAATGATTTTACGGTCGCCCTCGAAAATATTGCAACGTCTAAGGCTAACCGTTTGCGCTGGATTCAAACGGTGGGTATTTCGCTCGCTATCATCAATTTTTTGTTTATTTTGTTTCACTTTATTCGTCAATTGCGCGAAAGCGATGCGGTTTTAGATGCCGCTAAAAACGAAACGACGGAGATCTTAAATACGGTTAACGAGGGGTTGTTTCTTGTATCTCAAGATCTCTCTATTGGCTCGCAATATTCAAAAGCGCTAGAAAATATTATTGGCGTTAAAAATTTACAGGGTAAATCACTACTGGATGTGCTCGCGGGGCTTGTCAGTGACAAAGAAGCAAAAACAACAACAGAGTTTGTTGCACTTCTATTTAACCCCAAAGTAAAAGAAAAGCTTATTGGCGACCTAAACCCGCTGGATGAAGTCGAAGTTATACTGCGACATGATAGCGGCCTACCTGAAACGCGACATCTCAGTTTTTCGTTTTCTCGTGCTATGGCGGGTAAAATCATCTCTCATGTGCTTGTCAGTGTTACCGATATTTCCGAAAAAGTGATGCTGGAGCGCGAACTTAATGAGTCGCGTGAAAGCACATCTAAGCAGGTTGAAATGTTATCGGGTTTGCTGCATGTGAACCCTATATTACTGCAAGATTTTATCGCCAGCGCATATGTGTTTTATGGTCGAATTAATAATGTCTTTAAAGTTTCATCAAAGTCAAATGGCGCTATGCAGTCGAAGCTTGATGATGCCTTTGTAGAGGTGCACAACTTTAAAGGCAATGCTATGTCGCTCAAGTTAGAAAGCTTTACCGATAGAGCCACGGCTTTTGAGGATGATATAGCGCGCTTAAAAGCTAAAGCCGATTTGTCGGGCGATGACTTTTTAAGTTTGACGGTTTATCTCGATGAAATGATTAGTTATACCCAGCAGATCGAGACGTTGGTTGACAAAATGGCGCTTTATGGTGCCGCACGAAAGGCGCCGGCTGCTAATTTGGAGCAATGGAAACCGCTTTATACTTTGGTCGACAGTGTGGCTAGTAATCAGGGTAAGTCGGTAGAGCTGGTTTGCTCTGGCTTGAGTGAGTTGGGCGGGCTGCCGGATGATTTTATTCGCGGGCTAAAAACTGCGCTAATTCAGCTTTTGCGTAATAGTGTGGCTCACGGTGTAGAACCTTCGTCTGAACGGTTGGGCCGGAAAAAAGCCAAGGTCGGCAGAGTTGATGTGCGTGCAGCAAGCATAGCGGGAGGCTCAATTGAAATTGTTGTACAAGATGACGGCGCTGGCATCAATTATGGGGTATTGCGGCAAAAAGCGCTGGCTTCGAAACGTTGGAGTGCTGATGAGGTGGAAGGCTGGAGTCGAGCGCAGTTGGCTTCTCTAATCTTTTATCGAGATGTAAGTACTGCGGATACATTGTCGCAGGATGCTGGTCGTGGTGTTGGCATGCCGGCTGTATTGAAGTGGGTCAATAGCTTGCAAGGAAAAATCAAAGTGTCGAGCCGTCCAGGTTTATATACGCGTTTTATAATTTCCTTACCGCAGCCGGCTGCTGAACGTTTAGCCGCGTAG